The Mycolicibacterium aichiense region AGGTCGGTGGGGTTGCCGTGGACCGGGATCGGCTTGGGCGGCACCGTGAAGTAGGGCTTCGCACCGTCGACGTAGTCGCGCCAGAACTTGAATCCGTCTGCGTCCCAACGCATCCGCCAGGTGTGCCAGCCACCGTCGACCAGCCCGGCGATCGACTTGCTTTCCCACGTCTTGCCGTTCGATGCCGCGTGGACCGTGGTGCCCGGCGCCCAGCTGCGGTTGCCGTAGTACTCGAAGATGTCGACCTCACCGTCGGGCAACGGATCTTCGTTGACCGCCCAGTACGCGGGCCAGGCGCCCGAGGTCAGGCAGTCGAGCTTGGCCCGCGCTTCCCAGGTATGGCCCATGGGGACTCGCCAGTTTCCCCGCACTTTGCCGCTGAAGTACTGATCGTCTTCGTGGGTGGCGAGGAGCACGAGGTTGGAGTTTCCGTCGAGGAAGACGTTGCGCCGGTCGTCGCGGTACTGGCTTTCGACCGGAGGCCAGACGTCGTCCTGCCAGTTCTGTATCGACCAATTCGCCGGGTTCGGGGCCGACCCCGCCGGTCCGTCGAAATCGTCCTGGAATAGGTAGGGGGCTTCCGCGTTCGCACTCGGGATCGGAAGTGCGGCGGCAAGCAGGCCCAGCCCCGACATCAACATCATGCTTCGACGGTCCAATTCGGGCACGGCTCGACCATAAAGCAGCGGCCGCGCCCGGGCGCGGATTTGGTCAGTCGAGAATGTCCCCATCGAGGTAGAACCAGCGACGGGCCCGCACGGCGAAGCGCGACCGCTCGTGCAACACCCCAGGTCGGGGGCCTTGCCGGTACCGCGCCCGGAATTCGACCTCACCGGATTCGTCACCGGGCTGCCCGTCGGCGGTGTCGACGATCTCCAGCCCGGTCCAGGTCAGCCCGTCGGCCGGAGGGAGCGCGTCGGGCCGGGTGCGCGGATGCCAGGTCTGCCACACGTAGTCGAGGTCGCCGACGGCGTAGGCGCTGTATCGGGACCGCATCAGCTGCTGCGCGGTGCCGGCCTTGCTCTCGCCCCGGTGCAGCGGCAGACAGCAGCGGCCGAACGGTGCGCCGGACCCGCACGGGCAGAGATCGGTCGAGCGCATGCAGACCTCAGGCCGCGGGCTTGTGATAGGTGACGAGGTTGACGTCGCAGTACTCCTTGGTGAACATGCCCTGGCAGCCGCGGAGGTACTTCATGTAGCGGTCGTAGACCTCTTCGGATTGGATCTCGATTGCCTTGTCGCGGTTGGCTTCTAGAGCATCCCCCCAGATGCCGAGGGTCTTGATGTAGTGCGGTCGCAACGACAGCACCTCCGGGACGGTGAATCCGGCTGCCTCGCCGCGTTCCTGCATCATGGTGGCCGTCGGGATGCGACCGCCGGGAAAGATCTCGGTGAGGATGAACTTGACGAACCGCAGACCCTCGAACGTGATGGGCGTGCCGCGCTCGGCCATCTCGTAGGGGTGGTAGCTGGTGGTGCTCTGGATGGTCATTCGCCCGTCGTCGGGCAGGATGTTGAAGCAGTTCTTGAAGAAGTGGTCGTAGCGCTCGAAGCCGAAATGTTCGAATGCCTCAATCGACACGATCCGGTCCACGGGCTCGGTGAACTCTTCCCAGCCATGCAGTTGAACGTCGTGGGTCCGCCCGGAATCGACCGCGCCGAGCAGCTCTGTGGTGTGCGCATGCTGGTTTTTCGACAGCGTGAGGCCGATGACGTTGACGTCGTATTTCTCCATCGCGCGTTTCATCGTGGCGCCCCACCCACAGCCGATGTCCAGCAGCGTCATCCCCGGCTTCAGATCGAGCTTGTCCAGGTTCAGATCGATCTTGGCGATCTGGGCTTCTTCCAACGAGAGGTCGGCGGGTTCGAAATAGGCGCAGCTGTACGTTCGGGTCGGGTCCTGAAACAGGCCGAAGAAGTCGTCGGACAGATCGTAGTGAGCTTGGATGTCCTCGAAATGAGGCCGCATCGTCGAAGTGGATTCGTTGTCGGGCATGGTCCGTATGCCCTCCCGTCTGGGATGGGTGAAGCGATCGCGTGGTGGCTCGCACCCTACGCGGTGCGGGTGCGCCGACGCGTCATTTCGGCCACCGGCGGGCTAGGAGCCGACCAGCTCCGGGCGGAACTTGGCTGCCATCCGCCGCATCCCGTCGCGCCAGTCGACGCTGGTGCCCCCGATGAGCTCATGCATTTTGGTGACGTCCAACGGATTGCCGCGCAGCGCTTGA contains the following coding sequences:
- a CDS encoding cyclopropane mycolic acid synthase family methyltransferase, which produces MPDNESTSTMRPHFEDIQAHYDLSDDFFGLFQDPTRTYSCAYFEPADLSLEEAQIAKIDLNLDKLDLKPGMTLLDIGCGWGATMKRAMEKYDVNVIGLTLSKNQHAHTTELLGAVDSGRTHDVQLHGWEEFTEPVDRIVSIEAFEHFGFERYDHFFKNCFNILPDDGRMTIQSTTSYHPYEMAERGTPITFEGLRFVKFILTEIFPGGRIPTATMMQERGEAAGFTVPEVLSLRPHYIKTLGIWGDALEANRDKAIEIQSEEVYDRYMKYLRGCQGMFTKEYCDVNLVTYHKPAA
- a CDS encoding glycoside hydrolase family 16 protein; the protein is MDRRSMMLMSGLGLLAAALPIPSANAEAPYLFQDDFDGPAGSAPNPANWSIQNWQDDVWPPVESQYRDDRRNVFLDGNSNLVLLATHEDDQYFSGKVRGNWRVPMGHTWEARAKLDCLTSGAWPAYWAVNEDPLPDGEVDIFEYYGNRSWAPGTTVHAASNGKTWESKSIAGLVDGGWHTWRMRWDADGFKFWRDYVDGAKPYFTVPPKPIPVHGNPTDLRWPFNNPGYWLAPMFTLAVGGPGGGDPSLGNWPAAMLIDWIRIW
- a CDS encoding YchJ family protein, whose amino-acid sequence is MRSTDLCPCGSGAPFGRCCLPLHRGESKAGTAQQLMRSRYSAYAVGDLDYVWQTWHPRTRPDALPPADGLTWTGLEIVDTADGQPGDESGEVEFRARYRQGPRPGVLHERSRFAVRARRWFYLDGDILD